One Gloeobacter morelensis MG652769 DNA window includes the following coding sequences:
- a CDS encoding acetylornithine transaminase: MTVQQAFEQHVMHTYARFSVVFERGEGCYLEDSEGRRYLDFVAGIATCVLGHAHPVLSAAIAEQARALIHVSNLYYTPQQARLAEWLTAHSAADQVFFCNSGAEANEGAIKLARKYGRTVLGIAEPQIISAHQSFHGRTMATVTATGQPKYQKHFHPLVPGFVHVPYNDFEALRAQVTDATAAVLIEPIQGEGGVVPGDVEFFQKLRRFCSERRILLMLDEVQTGMGRTGRLFGYEHLGIEPDVFTLAKALGGGVPIGALCAKDVFAIFEPGDHASTFGGNPLACAAALAVCQTLEAEHLVNNARERGAQLAAGLGRLVERFKPLVRTARGRGLMQGLVLSEPRAAEIVRLAMEQGLLLVSAGPEVIRFVPPLIVSAIEVDEALAILEGVFARLPVTVTA, encoded by the coding sequence ATGACAGTCCAGCAAGCTTTTGAACAGCATGTGATGCACACTTACGCGCGCTTCTCTGTAGTCTTCGAGCGCGGCGAAGGGTGCTACCTCGAGGACAGCGAAGGCCGACGCTACCTGGATTTTGTAGCCGGCATCGCCACCTGTGTCCTCGGACACGCCCATCCGGTCCTGAGCGCGGCCATCGCCGAGCAGGCCCGCGCGCTCATCCACGTCTCCAACCTGTATTACACGCCCCAGCAGGCCCGTCTGGCCGAATGGCTCACCGCCCATTCGGCAGCTGACCAAGTGTTCTTCTGCAACTCGGGGGCCGAAGCCAACGAAGGTGCCATCAAGCTTGCGCGCAAGTACGGCCGCACGGTGCTGGGCATCGCCGAGCCGCAAATCATCAGCGCCCACCAGAGCTTCCACGGCCGCACGATGGCTACTGTCACCGCCACCGGCCAACCCAAATACCAAAAGCATTTCCATCCGCTGGTGCCGGGTTTCGTGCACGTTCCCTACAACGACTTCGAGGCGCTACGCGCCCAGGTCACCGATGCGACGGCCGCTGTGCTCATCGAACCGATCCAGGGCGAGGGCGGCGTGGTGCCGGGGGATGTCGAATTTTTCCAAAAGCTGCGGCGCTTCTGCTCCGAGCGGCGCATTCTGTTGATGCTCGACGAAGTGCAGACCGGCATGGGCCGCACCGGTCGCCTGTTCGGCTACGAGCACCTGGGCATTGAACCCGACGTGTTTACCCTGGCCAAGGCCCTGGGCGGCGGCGTGCCCATCGGGGCGCTGTGCGCCAAAGACGTCTTTGCGATTTTCGAGCCCGGGGATCACGCGAGCACCTTCGGGGGCAACCCCCTCGCCTGTGCCGCAGCCCTTGCCGTCTGCCAGACGCTTGAAGCGGAGCATCTGGTGAACAACGCCCGCGAGCGCGGAGCCCAGCTTGCCGCCGGTCTCGGTCGGCTGGTAGAGCGCTTCAAGCCGCTAGTGCGCACGGCGCGCGGCCGTGGTCTGATGCAGGGGCTGGTGCTCTCTGAGCCGCGCGCCGCCGAAATCGTGCGCCTGGCCATGGAGCAAGGGCTGTTATTGGTCTCCGCCGGGCCTGAGGTGATCCGCTTCGTGCCGCCGCTGATCGTGAGCGCCATCGAAGTAGACGAAGCCCTCGCCATCTTGGAAGGCGTCTTTGCCCGCCTGCCGGTGACGGTCACCGCCTAG
- a CDS encoding DUF1517 domain-containing protein: MAPPAKILLRRAASCSLALGIALGAVAFDSAEAWARRSSGGRIGGGSFRAPSRSYTPAPSPRTYSPAPGGYYSPPPVVPVPVPIPGPGYYPPVGGGYAVGGPGIGLSSIILIVVVVGAGFYVLRVIRRGASGAVGGQDGAYAAGFDPDKVEIFRLQVALLASAKQLQRDLTRIAEQADTTTPEGLARLNQEVSLALLRNPEFWVYAKSDQQILPRLTAESQFNRLALTERTKYTDETVSRSGEQSALVKRTFVNDNPDETAEYIVVTILVASESGVPTLEAVRSSDQLRQALATIGSLSGEQLVALEIIWSPSDEKDTLTAEELLTQYTDLVRI, encoded by the coding sequence ATGGCTCCTCCCGCCAAGATCCTGTTGCGCCGCGCCGCCTCCTGCAGTCTGGCTTTGGGCATCGCCTTGGGCGCTGTGGCTTTTGACAGCGCCGAAGCCTGGGCCAGGCGCTCATCGGGAGGCCGCATCGGCGGCGGCTCCTTCCGCGCCCCGAGCCGCAGCTACACCCCGGCGCCTTCCCCGCGCACCTACTCGCCCGCCCCCGGCGGCTACTACAGCCCGCCCCCGGTCGTGCCGGTACCGGTGCCGATCCCGGGACCGGGCTACTATCCGCCGGTGGGTGGCGGTTATGCCGTGGGTGGCCCCGGTATCGGCCTCAGTTCGATTATTTTGATCGTCGTCGTCGTCGGCGCCGGTTTCTACGTCCTGCGGGTGATTCGCCGGGGAGCTTCCGGCGCGGTGGGCGGCCAGGACGGCGCCTACGCCGCCGGCTTTGACCCGGATAAAGTCGAAATTTTCCGGCTGCAGGTGGCGCTGCTCGCTTCGGCGAAGCAACTGCAGCGCGACCTAACCCGCATCGCCGAGCAGGCCGACACCACTACTCCGGAGGGACTAGCCCGCCTCAACCAGGAAGTCTCCCTGGCGCTGTTGCGCAACCCCGAATTCTGGGTATATGCCAAGAGCGACCAGCAGATCCTGCCGCGTCTGACGGCCGAATCGCAGTTCAATCGCCTGGCACTTACTGAGCGCACCAAGTACACCGACGAGACCGTCAGCCGCAGCGGCGAGCAGAGTGCCCTGGTCAAAAGGACCTTCGTCAACGACAACCCCGACGAGACGGCTGAATACATCGTGGTCACAATCCTGGTAGCCAGCGAGTCGGGCGTGCCGACTCTCGAGGCAGTCCGCAGTTCCGACCAGTTGCGCCAGGCGCTTGCTACGATCGGCAGCCTCTCGGGCGAGCAGCTTGTGGCACTCGAGATCATCTGGTCGCCTTCGGATGAAAAAGACACCCTCACCGCCGAGGAACTGCTCACCCAGTACACCGATTTGGTCCGCATCTAG
- a CDS encoding helix-turn-helix domain-containing protein: MQFLVLPPHPALARFVAGYWFVEDLDDANQGRPIHTAPHTHAVLTVHFGRPNTDESGVAVPRVSLLGVQSRARTWHSDGCYFVMVMLNVPGFARLFPHTGADSRDNLLDVEALLGARATRFLSGDLIGVWGPENVARRLDAWFLGRLASREPPSRFERFEAAWRTLRGDARIDAAAAAAGVSPRQLERWFDRHIGHSPKQLLCQERVIASLQATQTGSGDPLAGFSDQAHQIRSWKRYLGRTPGHYSRMPAREIARHFSSDSRFASAGLALYL; the protein is encoded by the coding sequence GTGCAATTTCTGGTGCTTCCTCCCCATCCGGCGCTCGCTCGCTTTGTGGCGGGCTACTGGTTTGTGGAGGATCTAGACGATGCAAACCAGGGACGACCCATCCACACGGCACCCCACACCCACGCTGTGTTGACCGTGCATTTCGGACGGCCCAACACCGACGAGTCGGGTGTGGCAGTGCCCAGAGTTTCGCTGTTGGGAGTGCAAAGCCGCGCCCGCACCTGGCATTCGGACGGCTGTTATTTCGTCATGGTCATGCTGAATGTGCCGGGGTTCGCCCGCCTGTTTCCCCATACCGGCGCGGACAGCCGCGACAACCTGCTGGATGTCGAAGCGCTGCTGGGCGCAAGGGCGACGCGCTTTCTGAGCGGCGATCTTATCGGCGTCTGGGGGCCGGAGAATGTCGCCCGCCGCCTGGATGCCTGGTTTTTGGGCCGCCTCGCTTCGAGGGAGCCGCCGTCGCGGTTCGAACGGTTCGAAGCGGCGTGGCGTACCCTCAGAGGCGACGCGCGCATCGATGCGGCGGCAGCGGCGGCGGGGGTATCGCCCCGCCAACTGGAACGCTGGTTTGACCGGCACATCGGCCACTCCCCAAAACAGCTTCTCTGTCAGGAGCGGGTGATTGCGAGCCTGCAGGCCACCCAGACGGGTTCGGGCGATCCGCTCGCCGGTTTTAGCGACCAGGCCCATCAGATCCGCTCCTGGAAGCGCTACCTGGGAAGGACACCCGGCCATTACTCGCGGATGCCCGCCCGGGAGATCGCCCGCCACTTTTCCAGCGACTCCCGCTTTGCTTCTGCGGGTCT